ACAGTTCAATTAATCTGTGAATCTGTACACAAAACCAATCTCCCTTTTGCCCACAAATCTTTCAAGGGACACAAACATACAccaacaaagcaaaacaaacgaAATGCCACCCAGGACCGcccaaactgaaaaaacaaatctgttgtTGCTCAGAATCACAAAGGGCTGCGTCAATTAGAGAGAGGGAGCTGTGGATCAGGTCGCAGAATCCACCACTTTATATGACTTGACCTTTCTGCACCTCCATCCGCTCCTTTCCGCCTCTCTctataccacacacacattacgTCATCAGAGTCTTCtccttttcccttttgtttCCCTACTTTCCTTCCCTCACACAGATGAGATCATTGCACTGATTTCATTCCAGCTGTTACGGTTTTGGTGCATCTGGGAAACGTTCCAGCGCACAGCCACAGATCACAAGCACATACAGAGCCTCTTGCCCAGCTGTGTAATTCTCAACAGCTGCAGAACAACGTGCTGTGACACTTGAGCAAGGACACCAGCCATACTCAATTAAATCTCAATCTTCCCTGAGCAAAAGTACACTCTGTGTGATGTAATTATAATGCTTAGACTGTGCTGACTGCATTACTGTTCAAACCACAGGAATTTCATATGTGGACGTTCTGAACTATTACTACAACTGATTAgacttttcatttcaaatggAAACCTCCATGATGGCAATTGTAATTTCATTTAGATAGCACAGTAAATGAGCTTTACATTGAAAGACAGAACAAGCATTCAGACTGGAAACATTACAAACTGACAAGGACATgaaggctctgcagcaggtgattaaaaccacccagaacattaTTGGTACCCATTTACTGAGCATCATTGATTGTGGTGAAGTGAGggctgcacagagcccaaaggatactaaaggacaacacccaccccagccaaagtctgttcaccctgctgccgcctgacaaaagatacagaagtaccGCTGCCATAGCGCCAGACTACAGAGCTACTTCATTCCTAACCCTTTAGTAATTAACCATGAGCCTGGGAGAACAGGAAAGTTCTGATTTTGTTCAATGTGGTCACAGTTGTGATGGACCTAAAGTCAGCAGGCAGCGTGTTCCAGATAGCAGGAGCACAGTAACAGAAGGCACTCTCAGTTATAATCAGTGAGCATGTCAGAAATGTGCTGAGAAGCCAACCCATTAAGTGCTTTATAGACTATTAGCAGGATTTAGTAGGTGATTCTGCATTGTACTTTGAGCCAGTGAAGTGATTTCAGTAACGAGTAACGCTAAAAACGTCGGCTGCTGCATTTTGAATGATCTGGGATCGTCATAGTGATTGTTTGGATTACCCTGCAAATACAAAAGCTACAGTACCTGCTGAGATGAATGCATGAAACAGTTTCAGTTATATATTAAGTGATTTTCAAAACTGAGATCAGTATCCAAAATAATGCAAGGTTTCAGACTTGCACACTGTATTTCAGAGACGATAGGCCAAGtgtgaatacattttctgtttttgactttAATGAATCAACTATGACTGTCTCAGTCTGTATTCAGCTGTGAAAAGTTGCTGGACATCCAGAAATTAAGGTCAATAGTACACTTTACCAGTTTGTTAACAGGACTGAGATCACCACAGTAAAGTGAAATGTACAACCATAAAGCTATAAAGTCTCATATGAAAACACCTGCAACCCTCTGGGCACATCTAGTGGTCAAAGATAAACACTACAGAAGATTTTTGCCTGCTCTTCATAGAAACATCTTTTaaatcttgtgttttgttgacattgGTTTTACTTCCTCATTGTTTGGGGTCTCAGACTCCACTGctgtatgtgtaaaaaaaaaatagcaattGCAAAATTAACCATTTTTCTTTccgttttttcttttctgccgacattaataaaagcaacataaagATAAGACTTGATGTGAACTCAAAGAAATTCTTATTCAGTTTGGAAGAGTCATGAAGAATCAAGCTGacaaaacaactgtttgtagtttttgtgctGTTAAAGAGGGCGCAGGCTCTCCACGACTCCAAACTAGAACATCAGGAGTTAATTCATGAAggtacacttttttttaatttacacaaatcacattttaaaaatggatttcTTTGTCATAGTTTGAGTCTTCACAGATTACAAATCAGCATTTACGTGACTGTTGGAAATGATTGTTATCGTTTAATACGTACAAAAGAATGCGAGTGAGAAGCTACATCAAGTGTTTACGTGCCTGAAAGGAATTCCTATATTTTATTCAGGAGCTGAATTTCACACGACAGCCTTCATAAGTAAAACCTCAGATGATCCTACTGCAAGATTATAACATTCAATTCAGCACATTTTCTGTGTTAAtcatacacaaaatacacatgtacacatgcacGTGACAGCTGTTGAACAAAAGGGAACAAGATGAGACAGATTTGAACTGTGATCAGTTCCCGTTCTGCTTTACCCCTGACCTGAAGGGTGACATTAACCACATCCACAATTCATCGAGACTAGAGACAATGAGTTTCATCACTGCATGTTTATGAGACTGCCTTACACCACATATGTCACATGTCTTCATTGAACATTGCCCATAAAAACCTTTTGTGGTCTAATCAACATTGTTAATTTCATGAATAGATTCTGGGCAGTAATAATGTTGGTTTATGTTTACAGACAGTGTTGCACAGTTACAGGTATGTTGACACTTAAGGAAGCTGGAATTAATAGATGCTTCATGGGaaagtacagagagagagagagaaactcttGCTTGTGAACTTCTGTCACTCAAAACCTGACTTAAAAAGTGGACACAGAGATAATAGAGATTTGGGAGATctaggttaaaaaaaaaaagcgttttcattcaaactgttcaatacataaataaataatgactcaCATAAAGAACTGATAAAGTTACATGTGCGACaaaaagttttcagtttttagtaAACTtcctgttaaaggtgcagtatgtaagaattagtGTCATGTCAAATTAatactaaaaacaaacaggggcAGCAGATCACCTGAATAACAGATAacgctgctaactgtagctagaGTTAGTGTTGCTGTTAGCACAGGAGCTGTGGACAGAGActggctggggctagctggttagcatgctaacttcagtagatatctttgTAGCACAATAgagacatcataatgtcaaaactcaaaatttcttcaccttttgtttatatttctttaggtaatttttgttcatgtttgtcaactaaaattctcacatattgcacctttaaatatccACCTGTAGGCCACTTTACTCTGCGATATTTATCTTACTTCCTCAAactgctgtttgtctgtgtatgCAATATGTTGCTTTGTTCAACACTTTTGCAATGTGTGGGAAATCAGGTCCTTTGTCTATCTACCTATTTGGACCACGTCCCATCTGCTGACCGActcatgtttcttttcattttctcatatCTCAATCTGAATGCCCCATTTGTTTTCTATTATCAGCCTTCTTTCACCTGGCAAGCCTTTTTTTGTCTTCCCTTTCCTGTTTTCACTTTAAGGATGATGATAACTGAGGTTTGCCAAACCAGTTTTAAAGCTCACACACTACTAAATGGCATGCAGATGACATCATTGTGATACTAGAAAGATAAATAACATGCTATGATATTAAAGGATGCGGTCATAAATATAGTGACTTGATCTTGCAGGAGAAGCTCCCAAATTCTGGTGTTTGATCATGGCTTTCAAGCTGACAAAATCCCAGGAAATCAAAAAGGAATCAAAAattaaacagacacagaggggTGCAACTGAAACccaaatcataaataaatgtatctaTTTACATACCGTTTTACATATTTCTCCAAGGCATCACTAAACATAATTCACTTTATCTAGGGGCACCAATGAAGAATTGTTCAGATGGACTCTCATATTTCACACAATAaaccccctacacacacacacacacacaaacacacaattttgTCAATTTCGTTTAATTTTTTCTTGAAGTGATTGTTATTGAAGAAACATCTAAGGTGTTACACCGATTTCCGAAGTGTACCCAGTGACGGGGATGTAAGTAATCAACTTTCCAATCTGTGATCTTCCTTCTGTTTTTATCTAAAAGTCTTTCATAGACACATACAGAGCAGTTGATTACTTGGAAGTGTTGGGTATTATAAGTTACAAACTGGGAGCCACCATAGACAGGATAACCCTGATCGCTCGACCAGTGACTCCAGGGCCCTGGAGATAGAGAGGGCTGAGAGGGCGAAGATGATTGCGTTAGCCCAATATGCAAAAAGGCTGTGCTCTTTGGGAAAAGCCAGAAACTGACCTGCCTAAACCTCCACGCTCAGCTTTACCCAGAAGAATCCCAAGATGCTAACTGCGGGGATGGACACTCAGTCCTTGTTAGATGCTCCTCATTTGAACATTGAAGACATCGATCGGAGCCAGTGCAGCTCTGTGGACAGTCACACACCCACTGAGCTGAGAGACATTCCTCTCAGTAGAAGCCCTGGTGAGGAGacaagacaaaaagacaagCAGGTTGCCAGTGGGTGTAGTCTCCAGGTCGAGGATGttaagaaaagaaggaaagacaggagtgctttttttgtgtgtgtgtgggttacCAGGCACAAAGACAGCCACTGACTGCAGTCTCCAGACTCCAACAGATAAAGAAGTAGAGTTGTAATGCTGAACAACCCTGTGGAGAGCCTGTCCATCAGTTTCAAGCTGCTCTCCATAGACAACTGGTAAGACACTGACACCAGAGTCTGTTGCACCAGCTCAGTGACTACTTGATTTCAAGTCAGGGTGTTACATTGCAGCTAGTTAGTTTGACATTAAACCTGTCAGTTTAACATCAATACACTGTGCAAAAAGCTTTTTTACAGACTCTAGTGAGgaccagctctacaatgtttaagttgcGGGTTTGGTGACAAGACGACATCACTAACCCGactgttgggtgtgtagtctttatGATTACGTGTTTTCACAGACTTATATGCCATTAATTTCATGACAAACTACTTCTgtctcaaaatgaaaaataatcttttaaattgacaaacatagTGGCTGTAATTATCTACTTCCACCCCTGGAAATAgcttttttattctgaaaggatTGCGTCCGGAAGTCGTGTTGCTGTTACTTCCGGTGGGCACGAGCAATTAAATGGTTAGATAACAGTTAACTTTCTTTTGGATACCGTTAAAGTTTTGCTAATGAAGGAGAAAGaaggtatttttttcttttcaattatAATAATTTGTGTAACTCTCATTCGCATTCCCAAGGCCAGGTATGATAAGTATTTTCACCTATTTCTCTTTTAAGTTAATTTCAGGTAACATGATAAGCTACAGCAgacttcttctgtgtttttccactggTGGTTACACTGTCTTAGGCGTGTGggacttttgttgttttgcaatGCTAGTTTGCATCttgttttcattaaataaattaaaggtaGCACTCTGAAACAATGATGTCATGAGGAAAAATGCCCAGTGGAAAGGAGGCATTTCGCAAGGCATTCAACAGGTAGGTTAGCGGTAGCAACAACAGTGTGTGTAATCCTTCCGGTTCAACAAAAGGTGcagccaaaatgaaaatgaaataggAAACCTGCCCGTCGgaaagtaaacaaacatgtaGTGCACGTAATTAGCTAGAGCTAGCAGACAACGTcggtgttaaaaaaaaaaggtactaATGCTGGAGAGTACAACTGAAATGATGATGTGCAGCGTGTTGAGGGTGATAAAATATCAGTGCTCCATCAGTGAGGCACACACTGTAAGTGGAAGTGAGCAGAGAGCGGTTCAGTACCTCTGTCCTGGCTGGAAAGCGAAGTTCCTCTGGACTTTTTCTATTCTTGGCCATGTGGGGAAATTCGTCCACGAAATGTCAGCTCATCACTCACATAAAAGGCGCTCACAAGACGCAAGACTCGACATTTATCCTGGACATCAGTGCCAAGGTAAGATGAGTGTTTACTGATATGttaaacagttgcttatttatatctttattaaTAGAAAAGATGTGAGATGAGTGTATAGCTGCAGGTGTAATTGTTAATGTATGTCAAATGTATGTTTAACTGTGTgcatttaataatatttttatatttaaccaCTTTTATTGATAATTAGTGCAGTTGTTTTTCTTGAGATGGCTGGACTCAGATGAAAGTTAATTGTAAAGTTTTCTGAATTTTGTTTGAGGTTCGCATGTATAAAGACTTGTGAGCCTTTGTAACTGGTATAGGTCATTTTTGAAATATGTGTCTGTATTTTGACTGTATTGGAgctattttctatattttctaATGTCAGAACTATAAGCTCAATAATTTTGTgagctgtgttttttgtctgtacTTTTGATAGGTGAGATTTTGTCTTTGatggcttttattttttcattaatttactatttgaatattttcacgtTTGGCATTGTTGTATTTATGGACTAACATTAATATATTCGATAATTACAAaagcaattttatgttttttttctgcgtCACTGACTCAAGATGTGATGTCTTTGGGCATGTGTCCAAGACTCATATCTgtactgatttttttattcttgtcaTTTCCCCTGtgctctttcttttctgtcttaaTTTCACCATGTTactttctccccctctgtcttctCTGTGATATGTAGAtgaagttatttattttcagcatCGTCTGTGTGCTTCTACAAGTCACTCGCCAAAATCCCATCAGCCACTGGCCTCTGCTACCCCACAGTATGTTTGACCTCTATGAAACATATCACTGACTCCAAGCTCAAATCATTCTTGCTTAACCTCCTTCTATTCCTTTGTGTCCTCTTGTTAGTTCTGGTTGTGGAGGTGGACGGCACTAATGGCCAGCTGCCCCTGAGCTGTCTGGAGACACCAGAGGAGCTTACGAGGAGTGACAACAAGAGTCAGGATATTTTATGGATGAAGAACGGAGAGAAGACAGCACAGAGAGGAAACTCGTATgtggtggagctggaggagagctTAGGAGGAGCCAACTACACCTGTTACAGTGAGGACGGATCACTCCTCAATCACACCGTGGTTCTGATCAAAGAGGACGAAACTAAAAAGAGGAAGATTCTTGTGAAAGCTGACCAAGGTATGGTGTTATTTAAGACAAGTCACTGTTAAACGGTAACTAGATTTAGGGAGATAAAACCATAATAATTCAACTGATAAATGTcctcttatttgttttttatgtgtgtgttgtcactCATTAGAAGATTATTTGAAGTGCTCGGCTCAAAATTACAAGGGAGAGTTCCACTGCTCTTGGACCTGGCACCGCCATCGCGTTGGCAAAGTAGCATTCATCAAGGCTCGACGGTAAGCTCACAGActgctgaaatgttttctgtgtcgCTCTCCAATAATAACACAGTGTTCAGACTCATGTCAGAGCTGAGACTACACAGTGGCACCCATAAATACCTCCttatgaaagaaaacataacaaagtactttttaaatgttatttggGGATCAAGGCCATGTCATGTCAAAGGCTTCTGAGGGATATATGTTTTGCTTCTGCAGCGCTTTCATAAGTAACTACTCCTTCACTTATTTGTCCATGAGAGGTTGTTACAGCTTTTTGGCATTAAAATCTGAATCAGTgtgaatacaaatattttttctgtgcttttttatgCAGGGTTTCTGACGACATTGACACTGAGTGTTCTGTAGACACCAGTGGTCAGAATTGGACATGCTCCTCAGGTCAGAGCAATTTTTTATGTTCGGTGGACGACAGCGGCAACAGGATCTTGTGTGCGGACAAGCAGCACTGCCCCTACGCTGAGGAGAGTGAGCGGATCCTCATCACTGTCTATGTGAAGACAGAGCACTTCCTGGTGGAGAACTACTCCAAACAATTTTTCCTGTCAGATATAGGTGAGACATCTGtgacactgacatttttatttttcagcacaCAGTGCCATGTTCTCTTTTATCGCCTCATCTTTCCCTCGCTTCTGATCTTTGTTTTCAACGCACCCTTACCTTTTGCTTTCACCCCTGATAGTGAAACCTGATAAGGTGAAGATCAGTAAAGTCAACACTACGATGATAGAGTGGACTTACCCAAGCTCCTGGAGCAGTCCCTTCTCCTACTTCCCTCTCACTTTCCAGATTGCTCTGTTCAAACGGCCATGTAAAAGGTGTGATAACCCGTGCACTGACTCAAAGGCCACAAAGGTAAGAGGACCCAAATGATTATAATGAAACTATTCTAAAATAAAACGAAAgtggagtgaaaataaaaatgaacagtCAAATTATTTGTGTCAGATGACAGGGAATCCCACAAGTCATAAAAGAactgcacacaaaaaaatcagaaagAGTAAATGTTCCATAACTTGAgtgatgtcatttattttttatttctcagacCTTGACAGTCGACTTCGCAGACATTTGTCAGTTTGAAGTCAAGCGCAAGACTAAGGCTGTCTGTATCCGAGCTAAGGACGCTTTCTGCAACTCACCATGGAGCGAGTGGAGCCACTTTGGGTCAGTGCATCCCAGTGGTGTAAAGAAGGGGATTCAGACtttattttcaaacaaaacaaaacaaactgtgtaTAGCTTCTCAGTAGCTTTAATTCCCTGCTTGATTGTCTGTTGTGCCTCATATCCTCAGTGATCCAGCGCTCTTTTCCCCTTGGTCTTTTTTGCTTCCtgattttttacaaaaaagacatttcactgTTCTTGGAGGGGTGATTTTTATACAGATATTGGTGCGTCTTAACCCCGAAAAGGTGATGCATATGTGAACTGTGCTGCTAATTTTACTTGCATTATTACTGATTTTGTACCGATTAACAGACTATTTTACATGGTTACCTTATCCATCGAGATAGATCTCAGAATGGGCTCACGGGAATTAGACAAGGTTGCAACTTTTGAATAGTTTTTGTatgaacacataaacactgTTGTAATATAATTGAAAGAGATGTTTCATGCTAATTTACTTATTTGTATTCCATTGCAGATtggagaagaacaagaagaacaaacatcagcgaaacaaaaaaagagcgtgagagaagagggagaatcTGACATCTGAaataatgttgtgtttatttatatgcttttatatatatttctatttattgtggCTTATATTGTGGTGTGTAATATGTATTGACATTTGATCTTCATTTCTTTCACATCAACTATTGTAACCATTGAATCATTGAACAGGAACATTGTCTAAGTCTGTCCTGTAGTCTTTATGGgaattttgaaaaacattttcatgttacCTTCAACACAACCTGTGATACGCACTCTAAACACCTAACCTTGTACCTTAGAGAACAGAAACCTTAATGATTGTTTCTATTTGACCAATAAACGAAAGGTTGAAATATCATCAGCTGCTCTGACTGTTTTTGGCTGTTCCCTTACCTGAAGGTGAGAGCGTGGCCTTTTGGTGGAAactctcctcctcacacacttTTTGTGTTGCGTTCTTCTCACATCTGTCTATTGCTCTCTTTGTCCTTCTCCTGGATGCAACTGCATATTCATCTGCAAATCAGGGTTGTGAACAACTACAATTTTACTTTGGatcagctgaaaaaagaaaaactgagtTTTCTGTTAAATTACAGCCTATATGCTTTAGTAAAGGAGGTAAAGAAATAGTACAGTAATATTAAAAAGTGAACACTGAGAAAGAGTTCCTCAATAAGTTTTGTTTGATACATCCCTATGAGGGGAATCTCACATCTAGTATTTTGATAGTTATGTGCTCACAGCCAGGCATTAACCAATAAACCACAAAAGTGGGTCCTCTGGTTATTATTACTGAACGACACCCGTCACTACTGACATCCCCAGTGCGGCTGACTTTTCCCTCTGAAAGGAGAGGAAGTGTCTTGTGTTACTCAGCCTCATGAGAATAAGTTTGATTTACCACAGTTCAGCAACAGCATGATGGTGTACTAATCCAGTTATTGTGACCAGTGCATCACAGTGAGCAGGACTGGGTTTGTCTGgtgcagtggttcccaaagCTTTTGGCTTGTGAAGAAATGTCAATTTGTTTCCCCTCATTGCAGGTTGTGGCCTTTAAGTATTTAAGTATCTCGGCTTTTACAAGTGAAAGGAAAAACGTTGTGTTAAATCTAGCTGAGTATGCTATGACACAGGaatattgtttttactgtaattcCCATCATTTTCTGTCAACTTGTGATCCTTCAGTTTCACATGAGAGAATATAAAAAAGTACAACTTTTAGGtacttttccttttattttcattttattacttttattatttattactttatacttatactccattacatttcaaaggaaaatattgtacCTTATTACTGTTCACTTATTTGACAGCAATAGTTACTAGTTTCCTCTCTGATTAATATTTAAGTGAAATATAtgatcagtttataaaatatgcaTCGTCATAGATTAGACTAACCAACAGCACAAGTTGTTAAAACTAGCTTTACCTTCAGggcattaaaatgctgcttataTCTACACTTCAATAAGTCAGTAACAATATTTCAAtgatacatactgtattttattggggccatttttcataacgacttttacttgagtaagaTTTGAATGCACGCCTTttaatttgcatatatttttCATTGTGGTATTACTTCCTTAAAGGTCTaatttgtaagaattcccaactcatcaaatactgacgctttgggatggctgCCGACCTGACCTGTAATCCCAAAGAGTCAGTTAtcaagactcaaaaatcaacttttttacatattggacctttaaggaAATAAATCTCAGTACTCCTTCCATCAGGGTCCCAGTCCCCGGGTTGGTGGTCGACTGAGTGCAAACAGTTGAATAGGATTTATTGtctgaacaaacaaaataccAAAAATGATGACAATGCTTTGTTAGGTGTAAAATATCTCTGGTTGCCACTCTGACCTAAAACACTTGAAAGCATCACACATCAGTGGGCTGCAAAATGCCAGAAAACCAGGGCGGGTGGTTGGGAAATCACAATTAAACTACGTCAAACTGCATGCTGTCTGTTCTTTCCAGAAACTATACATTTACAGAAAGTTATGTAATTCAGCAGATAGAGGAAATGTACCAGGCACAAATATGATGAGACAAATTTGTGGTCTTATCACAAATAAGTACATATTAATCACATATTAAATCCCATCTCGATTGTAGAAAAGGTTGTGGCTTTATACACTGCCaatcagtgaaaacaaaaaagatccAAACAACCTAAAACGCTAGTGCAGTTATAAGTGAAGTGGATACACAGTTATCCCACACAGAGTTATTTATGACTGAAATTCCACATCACATGTaagaaaaacccaaacaaacaccTACACAATAGTCAGTCATTCTTTTCAGTATTGTTGTACAACGTGTCTGGTCAGGAGTTTGTAATGAGCCTTCACTTCCCTCTCATAAAAAGCAGAAGAGGTAAAGAGATACAAGCACTTTCAGGGGCCAACACACCGCATATTTTAAACCTGACATCCCTGACCTTTGATTTTTTTGAGTTTATGTTACACAGGGCACTTGACACATTTTTTGGGAAATGTTGCTCCTTTTGTCTTCATTTCCCCCTGTGTGAAAAGTCAAAGGGAAGAACAATGAGATGGACAGTAACTAGAGTGATGCATGCTGTGTGGCACTGCTGAAAGTGACATT
This window of the Pagrus major chromosome 18, Pma_NU_1.0 genome carries:
- the il12ba gene encoding interleukin 12Ba precursor isoform X1, with the translated sequence MWGNSSTKCQLITHIKGAHKTQDSTFILDISAKMKLFIFSIVCVLLQVTRQNPISHWPLLPHILVVEVDGTNGQLPLSCLETPEELTRSDNKSQDILWMKNGEKTAQRGNSYVVELEESLGGANYTCYSEDGSLLNHTVVLIKEDETKKRKILVKADQEDYLKCSAQNYKGEFHCSWTWHRHRVGKVAFIKARRVSDDIDTECSVDTSGQNWTCSSGQSNFLCSVDDSGNRILCADKQHCPYAEESERILITVYVKTEHFLVENYSKQFFLSDIVKPDKVKISKVNTTMIEWTYPSSWSSPFSYFPLTFQIALFKRPCKRCDNPCTDSKATKTLTVDFADICQFEVKRKTKAVCIRAKDAFCNSPWSEWSHFGLEKNKKNKHQRNKKRA
- the il12ba gene encoding interleukin 12Ba precursor isoform X2; the protein is MKLFIFSIVCVLLQVTRQNPISHWPLLPHILVVEVDGTNGQLPLSCLETPEELTRSDNKSQDILWMKNGEKTAQRGNSYVVELEESLGGANYTCYSEDGSLLNHTVVLIKEDETKKRKILVKADQEDYLKCSAQNYKGEFHCSWTWHRHRVGKVAFIKARRVSDDIDTECSVDTSGQNWTCSSGQSNFLCSVDDSGNRILCADKQHCPYAEESERILITVYVKTEHFLVENYSKQFFLSDIVKPDKVKISKVNTTMIEWTYPSSWSSPFSYFPLTFQIALFKRPCKRCDNPCTDSKATKTLTVDFADICQFEVKRKTKAVCIRAKDAFCNSPWSEWSHFGLEKNKKNKHQRNKKRA